A window of the Catenulispora sp. GP43 genome harbors these coding sequences:
- a CDS encoding anthranilate synthase family protein — protein MAHQDFPDRLPDGPFALIRRGAEAEVELLTGQAFEQFPALADLPTEDSDSLLALVPYRQLTERGDECHDDHAPLLAMRITGRHRYGIAQLPPATAPVLRDGAFDVDDEAYGASVKRVLDEEIGAGEGSNFVLRRTFVGHCDSPRDTAYGAFRALLEKERNAYWTFLIDTGEGLMVGATPERHVSLARGVAVMNPISGTLREAPATASRERVVAFLKDAKEREELAMVVDEELKMLAEVGDLGGRVRGPFLKEMANLAHTEYYIEARTTMDPRQILRTTMFAPTATGSPIRNAFRVIKRHERGGRGYYAGVAALIGRDGEGAPTMDAPLLLRVAYVGTDGTVRVPVGATLVRGSDPYEEVRETYAKAAGVLRAFGVGFGARDGDLSLSVSRSQSLSPLGEPSKAVTTPDAATVRTEPWSEDPEIAALLASRNASLSAFWLNEHEPADLVDPALAGREVLIVDNEDAFTSMLAVELRALGLHTTRVAHDEVPDHTAYDLVLLGPGPGDPRDQTSPRMNSVRNLAKLLIDHRTPTLGLCLGHEALAAALGLELVRLPTPMQGTQVELDLFGSTERVAFYNSYAARMPEFLVLDTVALPGTSLTAALRGPSFTGLQFHPESVVTMDGLGILGREIRRLLDR, from the coding sequence ATGGCACACCAGGACTTCCCGGACCGCCTCCCCGACGGACCGTTCGCGCTGATCCGGCGCGGCGCCGAGGCGGAGGTCGAACTGCTCACGGGACAGGCTTTCGAGCAGTTCCCGGCACTGGCGGATCTCCCTACAGAGGACTCCGACTCACTCCTGGCGCTCGTCCCCTACCGACAGCTCACGGAGCGCGGGGACGAGTGCCACGACGACCACGCGCCGCTCCTGGCCATGCGGATCACCGGACGCCACCGATACGGCATCGCGCAGTTGCCCCCGGCGACAGCGCCGGTGCTGCGGGACGGCGCCTTCGATGTGGACGACGAGGCGTACGGCGCGTCGGTGAAGCGGGTTCTGGACGAGGAGATCGGGGCGGGCGAGGGATCGAACTTCGTCCTGCGCCGGACGTTCGTCGGGCACTGTGACTCGCCCCGGGACACGGCTTACGGAGCGTTCCGCGCCTTGTTGGAGAAGGAGAGGAATGCTTACTGGACGTTCCTCATCGACACCGGCGAGGGACTGATGGTCGGTGCGACACCGGAGCGGCACGTGTCGCTGGCCAGAGGCGTCGCGGTGATGAACCCCATCAGCGGGACACTGCGCGAGGCCCCCGCGACGGCTTCGCGCGAGCGCGTGGTGGCGTTCCTGAAGGACGCCAAGGAACGCGAGGAGCTGGCGATGGTCGTGGACGAGGAGCTGAAGATGCTCGCCGAGGTGGGCGACCTCGGCGGCCGGGTACGCGGCCCGTTCCTGAAGGAGATGGCGAACCTCGCGCACACGGAGTACTACATCGAGGCGCGCACGACGATGGACCCGCGCCAGATCCTGCGCACCACCATGTTCGCCCCCACCGCCACCGGCTCCCCGATCCGCAACGCGTTCCGCGTGATCAAGCGCCACGAACGCGGCGGCCGCGGCTACTACGCGGGCGTCGCCGCCCTGATCGGCCGCGACGGGGAGGGCGCGCCGACGATGGACGCGCCGCTGCTGCTGCGGGTGGCGTACGTGGGGACCGACGGGACGGTGCGGGTGCCGGTCGGGGCGACGCTGGTGCGCGGGTCGGATCCGTACGAGGAGGTGCGGGAGACGTACGCGAAGGCGGCGGGGGTGCTGCGGGCCTTCGGGGTGGGGTTCGGCGCGCGGGACGGTGACCTGTCCTTGTCCGTTTCTCGGTCTCAGTCCCTGTCCCCGCTCGGCGAGCCCTCGAAGGCCGTCACCACCCCGGACGCCGCGACCGTGCGCACCGAGCCCTGGTCCGAGGACCCGGAGATCGCCGCCCTGCTGGCGTCCCGCAACGCATCACTGTCGGCGTTCTGGCTCAACGAACACGAACCCGCGGACCTCGTCGACCCGGCCCTGGCCGGCCGCGAGGTGCTGATCGTCGACAACGAGGACGCCTTCACCTCGATGCTGGCCGTCGAACTCCGGGCCCTGGGCCTGCACACAACCCGCGTCGCCCACGACGAGGTCCCGGATCACACCGCCTACGACCTGGTCCTGCTCGGCCCCGGCCCCGGCGACCCCCGCGACCAGACCTCACCGCGCATGAACAGCGTCCGCAACCTGGCGAAACTCCTCATCGACCACCGCACCCCGACCCTGGGCCTGTGCCTCGGCCACGAAGCACTGGCGGCGGCCCTGGGACTGGAACTGGTACGGCTGCCCACCCCGATGCAGGGCACGCAGGTCGAGCTGGACCTGTTCGGCAGCACGGAGCGCGTGGCCTTCTACAACTCCTACGCGGCCCGCATGCCGGAGTTCCTGGTCCTCGACACGGTCGCCCTGCCCGGCACCAGCCTCACGGCGGCCCTGCGCGGCCCCTCCTTCACCGGCCTGCAGTTCCACCCCGAATCGGTGGTGACGATGGACGGCCTCGGCATCCTCGGCCGCGAGATCCGGCGCCTGCTCGACCGTTGA
- a CDS encoding DUF5926 family protein, with amino-acid sequence MGKKSSRTAKAGPAQSAAVKTADGEIPVVGAREACPCGSGRRYKACHGREAAAAAHQQAAEVTANKRPFEGLPGEADIVAMRELVPAATAPLKLAGEHAGRSVTLATVLPMAAPAVHRDTGEIMLALQTLATSGDPDRDLADALLRALDSEPGTVVDSAAPTSDGPRLRDLLDTSGDSLDITVHEDFSFWIIDGADVSAEAQLSLEHANAAAYPTKKLESVPSAYWTRIREKGHLRWVMPYEEEKLMDALARLHAAKQSNLGENTRYVGAFRACGLVVPVWDLPKEMEAEEIEKPAAEFAERLAKALADESPLTNEERRARAGLVSRQVTLR; translated from the coding sequence ATGGGCAAGAAGTCGAGCAGGACCGCTAAGGCCGGGCCGGCTCAGTCCGCCGCCGTGAAGACAGCAGACGGCGAGATCCCGGTCGTCGGAGCGCGTGAGGCGTGCCCCTGCGGCTCCGGGCGCCGCTACAAGGCCTGCCACGGGCGCGAGGCCGCCGCGGCGGCGCACCAGCAGGCCGCCGAGGTGACCGCGAACAAGCGGCCGTTCGAGGGCCTGCCGGGCGAGGCCGACATCGTGGCGATGCGCGAGCTGGTGCCGGCCGCCACCGCGCCGCTGAAGCTCGCGGGCGAGCACGCCGGCCGCAGCGTCACCCTGGCCACCGTGCTGCCGATGGCCGCGCCCGCGGTGCACCGGGACACCGGCGAGATCATGCTGGCGCTCCAGACGCTGGCCACCTCCGGCGACCCGGACCGCGACCTGGCCGACGCGCTGCTGCGCGCCCTGGACAGCGAGCCGGGCACGGTCGTGGACTCGGCGGCGCCGACCAGCGACGGCCCGCGCCTGCGGGACCTGCTGGACACCAGCGGCGACAGCCTGGACATCACCGTCCACGAGGACTTCTCCTTCTGGATCATCGACGGCGCGGACGTGTCGGCCGAGGCGCAGCTCTCGCTGGAGCACGCGAACGCCGCCGCGTACCCGACCAAGAAGCTGGAGTCGGTCCCCTCCGCGTACTGGACGCGCATCCGCGAGAAGGGCCACCTCCGCTGGGTCATGCCGTACGAGGAGGAGAAGCTGATGGACGCGCTGGCGCGCCTGCACGCCGCCAAGCAGTCCAACCTCGGCGAGAACACCCGCTACGTCGGCGCCTTCCGGGCCTGCGGCCTGGTCGTCCCGGTCTGGGACCTCCCCAAGGAGATGGAGGCCGAGGAGATCGAGAAGCCGGCCGCCGAGTTCGCCGAGCGGCTGGCCAAGGCGCTCGCCGACGAGAGCCCGCTGACGAACGAGGAGCGCCGTGCGCGGGCCGGTCTGGTGAGCCGACAGGTGACGCTGCGCTAA
- a CDS encoding glycerophosphodiester phosphodiesterase: protein MEIPVIAHRGASEDVPEHTLAAYEAALLQGADGLECDVRLTADMQLVCVHDRRVNRTSNGRGVVSTLELAQLRQLDFGSWKQPAAGDEEYAEYPDLRREGAHRVLTLERLLELVVEHPYRVEMAIETKHPTRYAGLVEEHLVALLDRFGLAHPRLGQTSPVRVMSFSAMSVRRIRRLAPSLDTVLLLDRVPLRLRDGSLPRGVRIAGPGIHILRTHPEYVERVHSMGNRVHVWTVDQPSDIDLCVELGVDAIISNRPKAVLARLGRDGTAPPATARHGVIELNPDSP, encoded by the coding sequence TTGGAGATCCCCGTCATCGCCCACCGCGGCGCGTCCGAGGACGTGCCGGAGCACACGCTGGCCGCGTACGAGGCCGCGCTGTTGCAGGGCGCCGACGGCCTGGAGTGTGACGTGCGCCTCACGGCCGACATGCAGCTGGTGTGCGTGCACGACCGCCGGGTGAACCGCACCTCCAACGGCCGCGGCGTGGTCTCGACACTCGAGCTGGCCCAGCTGCGGCAGCTGGACTTCGGCTCCTGGAAGCAGCCGGCGGCCGGCGACGAGGAGTACGCCGAGTACCCGGACCTGCGGCGCGAGGGCGCGCACCGGGTGCTGACCCTGGAGCGGCTGCTGGAGCTGGTGGTGGAGCACCCGTACCGGGTGGAGATGGCGATCGAGACCAAGCACCCGACCCGCTACGCCGGCCTGGTCGAGGAGCACCTGGTGGCGCTGCTGGACCGGTTCGGGCTGGCGCACCCGCGGCTCGGCCAGACCTCGCCGGTGCGGGTGATGTCGTTCTCGGCGATGTCGGTGCGCCGGATCCGGCGCCTGGCCCCGTCCCTGGACACGGTGCTGCTGCTGGACCGGGTGCCGCTGCGGTTGCGGGACGGGTCGTTGCCGCGCGGAGTGCGCATCGCCGGACCGGGAATCCATATTCTGCGAACGCATCCGGAATATGTGGAGCGCGTGCATTCCATGGGAAATCGCGTGCACGTCTGGACGGTGGATCAGCCCTCGGACATCGACCTGTGCGTCGAGTTGGGCGTGGACGCGATCATCTCCAACCGCCCGAAAGCGGTGCTGGCCAGGCTGGGCCGGGACGGCACGGCGCCCCCGGCCACGGCGCGGCATGGCGTCATCGAGCTGAACCCTGATTCACCCTGA
- a CDS encoding PIN domain nuclease, translating to MNHRSALFLIDNSAFARWRQPSVAAVLDPLHERGLLAVTGPIEMEVMYSARNAKEAMVLRSFLSGFDYLPCDDEAWTRAFNLREQAVGRGNHRALSTTDLLICAVAELHGATVLHYDQDFEQIAALAGNRFTHQWVASAGLAD from the coding sequence GTGAACCATCGCAGTGCCCTTTTCCTCATCGACAACTCCGCCTTCGCCCGGTGGCGCCAGCCTTCCGTAGCGGCCGTGCTGGACCCGCTGCACGAGCGTGGGTTGCTGGCTGTCACCGGGCCGATCGAGATGGAGGTCATGTACTCCGCACGCAATGCGAAGGAGGCGATGGTACTACGCTCCTTCCTGTCAGGCTTCGACTACCTGCCCTGCGATGACGAAGCGTGGACCCGTGCATTCAACCTGCGCGAGCAGGCCGTAGGGCGGGGCAACCACCGCGCCCTGTCCACCACCGATCTGCTCATCTGCGCTGTCGCCGAACTTCACGGGGCCACGGTGCTGCATTATGACCAAGACTTTGAGCAGATCGCCGCGTTGGCCGGTAACAGGTTCACCCACCAGTGGGTGGCTTCGGCAGGGCTGGCGGACTAG
- a CDS encoding TetR/AcrR family transcriptional regulator: MDRSRHSDDKILDAAQSALLDLGLRNTTLAEVARRAGASRMTLYRRYPDIDALLTEVLGRQLIRVVRRNAGLQELAGGDRSARDLLVTGTVEVVRAFHGDLLMHKILESDAEFLLPYLTRDFGPLQHYALDLLSVRLEQGHEDASIRAGSVALQARTVLLTAQSFVISARAAGPVPMDRLLEELSGMLDAYLRPDGNGARPSGSGHEE; encoded by the coding sequence ATGGACCGCAGCCGACACAGCGACGACAAGATCCTGGACGCCGCGCAGAGCGCGTTGCTGGACCTGGGACTGCGCAACACCACGCTGGCCGAGGTGGCGCGCCGGGCGGGCGCGTCCCGGATGACCCTGTACCGGCGCTATCCCGACATCGACGCCCTGCTCACCGAGGTGCTGGGCCGGCAGCTGATCCGGGTGGTGCGGCGCAACGCGGGCCTGCAGGAGCTGGCCGGCGGCGACCGCAGCGCGCGCGACCTGCTGGTCACCGGGACGGTCGAGGTGGTGCGGGCGTTCCACGGCGACCTGCTGATGCACAAGATCCTGGAGTCCGACGCCGAGTTCCTGCTGCCCTACCTGACCCGCGACTTCGGCCCGCTCCAGCATTACGCGCTGGACCTGCTGTCGGTGCGGCTCGAGCAAGGGCACGAAGACGCCTCGATCCGGGCCGGCTCGGTGGCGCTGCAGGCGCGGACGGTGCTGCTGACGGCGCAGTCGTTCGTCATCTCGGCGCGGGCCGCCGGACCGGTGCCGATGGACCGGCTGCTGGAGGAGCTCAGCGGGATGCTGGACGCGTATCTGCGGCCCGATGGAAACGGTGCGCGACCGTCCGGCTCCGGGCACGAGGAGTAA
- a CDS encoding glycosyltransferase family 2 protein — protein MEAEPVTEVTSSDVFVIIPAWNEQERIAATVRAAAGLGPVLVMDDGSHDATTRIARRAGARVLTTRRNLGKGAAMAAGVAALPDQARYVLFLDADLEDTAAGAGPLVEAVRSGGCDMAVALPPPQPGGGHGLVVGLAREGIKRLTGFEAAAPLSGQRCLTRDAAEAVRYAPRFGVEVGLTIDLLRAGYQVAEVAADLRHRVTGEDWRSQMHRARQYRDVLLALRSRSLPPRSP, from the coding sequence ATGGAGGCGGAACCTGTCACAGAGGTCACATCGAGTGACGTCTTCGTCATCATCCCGGCGTGGAACGAGCAGGAGCGGATCGCCGCCACCGTGCGCGCCGCCGCCGGGCTGGGACCGGTGCTGGTCATGGACGACGGATCCCACGACGCGACCACGCGGATCGCCCGCCGCGCCGGCGCCCGCGTGCTCACCACCCGGCGCAACCTCGGCAAGGGCGCCGCGATGGCCGCCGGCGTCGCGGCGCTCCCGGACCAGGCCCGCTACGTGCTGTTCCTGGACGCCGACCTGGAGGACACCGCGGCCGGGGCCGGCCCGCTGGTCGAGGCGGTCCGCTCCGGCGGCTGCGACATGGCGGTCGCGCTGCCGCCGCCGCAGCCCGGCGGCGGCCACGGCCTGGTCGTCGGCCTGGCCCGGGAGGGGATCAAGAGGCTGACGGGCTTCGAGGCGGCGGCGCCGCTGTCCGGGCAGCGCTGCCTGACCCGGGACGCCGCCGAGGCCGTCCGGTACGCGCCGCGCTTCGGCGTCGAGGTCGGCCTGACCATCGACCTGCTGCGCGCCGGCTACCAGGTGGCCGAGGTCGCCGCGGACCTGCGGCACCGGGTCACCGGCGAGGACTGGCGGTCCCAGATGCACCGGGCCCGCCAGTACCGGGACGTGCTGCTGGCCCTCAGATCACGGTCCCTGCCGCCCCGGAGTCCGTGA
- a CDS encoding cell wall-binding repeat-containing protein → MRRSIGFGLVLVAVLGTNLRPLAPADAVPAASLFQPSVTVTAQNDHGLVAVTMPDLGGQYSLSMGDGTTLRGADSQAQVYYTYQASGRYQVELTDTDSGGSTGTAVAWVDVTVASTLPPGTHVVSRISGSDRYGTAIAVSRSAWTSGSARAVVLARGDEAPDALSGVPSAAHVGGPLLLTDPAALEATTRAEIDRVLGGPASHRTVYILGGESAVSPAIEKGLVSAGYRVVRYFGADRAGTALSVAQQAFPSAPGAVIATGTDFADALAAGPLAADLGEPILLTGQWTISDAAWNWLQQHPQVAAKCRTFMPSPPALPKPPTGG, encoded by the coding sequence ATGCGTCGTTCCATTGGGTTCGGCCTGGTGCTCGTCGCCGTGCTCGGCACCAACCTCCGACCGTTGGCCCCGGCCGATGCGGTTCCCGCGGCATCGCTGTTCCAGCCGTCGGTGACGGTCACCGCACAGAACGACCACGGCCTGGTCGCGGTGACGATGCCCGACCTCGGCGGCCAGTACTCGCTCTCCATGGGCGACGGCACCACGTTGCGCGGTGCCGATAGCCAGGCCCAGGTCTACTACACCTACCAGGCGAGCGGCCGGTATCAGGTCGAGCTGACCGACACCGACTCCGGGGGCTCGACGGGTACGGCCGTCGCGTGGGTGGACGTGACTGTTGCGTCCACGCTGCCGCCGGGGACTCACGTGGTGTCTCGGATCTCCGGATCGGACCGCTACGGGACCGCGATCGCGGTTTCGCGGAGTGCTTGGACCAGCGGCTCGGCTCGGGCCGTCGTGCTGGCCCGCGGCGATGAGGCCCCTGACGCTCTGTCCGGTGTCCCGTCGGCCGCTCACGTCGGCGGTCCCCTGCTGCTGACCGATCCGGCGGCGCTGGAGGCCACGACCCGCGCCGAGATCGACCGCGTCCTCGGGGGCCCGGCATCCCACCGGACTGTGTACATCCTCGGTGGCGAGTCGGCGGTTTCGCCGGCGATCGAGAAGGGGCTGGTCTCCGCCGGCTACCGCGTCGTCCGCTACTTCGGCGCGGATCGTGCCGGAACCGCGCTGTCCGTCGCGCAGCAGGCTTTCCCGTCCGCACCCGGCGCCGTGATCGCCACCGGCACCGACTTCGCCGACGCGCTGGCGGCCGGACCGCTGGCAGCGGACCTCGGCGAACCGATCCTGCTCACCGGCCAGTGGACGATCAGCGACGCCGCCTGGAACTGGCTCCAGCAGCATCCGCAGGTCGCTGCAAAATGCCGCACGTTCATGCCTAGTCCGCCAGCCCTGCCGAAGCCACCCACTGGTGGGTGA
- the serS gene encoding serine--tRNA ligase has translation MIDLRLLRTDPERVRASQRARGEDPALVDALLSADEARRAAVSRFDTLRNEQKVLGKQIPKAAGEEKAALLDQAKKLAEDVKAAESHQHEADDVLRSLQLALSNVVIDGVPEGGEDDFVLRETVGTARDFAAEGFEPRDHVELGKLLGAIDLERGVKVGGARQYYLTGVGALLEIALLNMAMAQATKYGFTPVITPSLVKPEAMAGTGFLGQAAENVYHLTEDDMYLVGTSEVPLAAYHMDEILDAAKLPLRYAGYSSCYRREAGSYGKDTRGIIRVHQFEKVEMFSYVLPEEAEAEHLRLLGWEKEFLTALEIPFRVIDVAAGDLGSSAARKYDCEAWIPTQGKYREVTSTSNCTEFQARRLQIRMRDADGVRPLATLNGTLCAMTRMIVAILENHQNVDGSVTVPAALRPYLGGREKLEPVAA, from the coding sequence ATGATTGACCTGCGACTCCTGCGCACAGACCCGGAGCGTGTCCGCGCCTCGCAGCGCGCCCGAGGTGAAGACCCGGCCCTCGTCGACGCGCTGCTGTCCGCGGACGAGGCGCGCCGCGCGGCTGTCTCCCGCTTCGACACCCTGCGCAACGAGCAGAAAGTGCTCGGCAAGCAGATCCCGAAGGCCGCCGGCGAGGAGAAGGCCGCGCTCCTGGACCAGGCCAAGAAGCTGGCCGAGGACGTGAAGGCCGCCGAGAGCCACCAGCACGAGGCCGACGACGTGCTCAGGAGCCTGCAGCTGGCGCTGTCCAACGTGGTCATCGACGGCGTGCCCGAGGGCGGCGAGGACGACTTCGTCCTGCGCGAGACCGTCGGCACCGCCCGCGACTTCGCGGCCGAGGGCTTCGAGCCGCGCGACCACGTCGAGCTCGGCAAGCTGCTCGGCGCCATCGACCTGGAGCGCGGCGTCAAGGTCGGCGGCGCGCGGCAGTACTACCTGACCGGCGTCGGGGCGCTGCTGGAGATCGCGCTGCTGAACATGGCGATGGCCCAGGCCACCAAGTACGGCTTCACCCCGGTGATCACCCCGTCGCTGGTGAAGCCGGAGGCGATGGCCGGCACCGGCTTCCTGGGCCAGGCCGCCGAGAACGTGTACCACCTCACCGAGGACGACATGTACCTGGTCGGCACCTCGGAGGTGCCGCTGGCGGCGTACCACATGGACGAGATCCTGGACGCCGCCAAACTGCCGCTGCGCTACGCCGGCTACTCCTCGTGCTACCGCCGCGAGGCCGGCAGCTACGGCAAGGACACCCGCGGCATCATCCGGGTGCACCAGTTCGAGAAGGTCGAGATGTTCTCCTACGTCCTCCCGGAGGAGGCCGAGGCCGAGCACCTGCGCCTGCTGGGCTGGGAGAAGGAGTTCCTGACCGCGCTGGAGATCCCCTTCCGGGTGATCGACGTCGCGGCCGGCGACCTGGGCAGCTCGGCGGCCCGCAAGTACGACTGCGAGGCCTGGATCCCCACCCAGGGCAAGTACCGCGAGGTCACCTCGACCTCGAACTGCACCGAGTTCCAGGCCCGCCGCCTGCAGATCCGGATGCGCGACGCCGACGGCGTGCGCCCGCTGGCGACGCTGAACGGCACGCTGTGCGCGATGACCCGGATGATCGTGGCGATCCTGGAGAACCACCAGAACGTCGACGGCTCGGTGACGGTGCCGGCGGCGCTGCGACCCTACCTCGGCGGGCGCGAGAAGCTGGAGCCGGTCGCGGCCTGA
- a CDS encoding YbjQ family protein, with protein MCVTTNDIPGYRIDAVYGEVFGLTVRSRNAFSQMGAGLKSMFGGELKGMTKALMDSRNDVMQRMIQEAINRGGNAIVGMRFDTSEMGDVWTEICAYGTAVTISRQG; from the coding sequence CTGTGCGTCACCACGAACGACATCCCGGGCTACCGCATCGACGCCGTGTACGGCGAGGTCTTCGGCCTCACCGTCCGCAGCCGCAACGCCTTCAGCCAGATGGGCGCCGGCCTGAAGTCGATGTTCGGCGGCGAGCTGAAGGGCATGACGAAGGCGCTGATGGACAGCCGCAACGACGTCATGCAGCGGATGATCCAGGAGGCGATCAACCGCGGCGGCAACGCCATCGTCGGCATGCGCTTCGACACCTCGGAGATGGGCGACGTCTGGACCGAGATCTGCGCCTACGGCACGGCTGTGACCATCAGCCGCCAGGGCTGA
- a CDS encoding type II toxin-antitoxin system VapB family antitoxin has translation MARTVIDLDEKTVAEVMEIFGTNVKAQAVRAALEDVVKRRRRQVGIDMLKSGELVIQDRKGGAGADAA, from the coding sequence ATGGCCAGGACCGTCATCGACTTGGACGAGAAGACCGTTGCCGAGGTCATGGAGATCTTCGGCACCAACGTCAAGGCGCAGGCCGTACGTGCCGCACTTGAGGACGTGGTGAAGCGTCGCCGCCGACAGGTGGGGATCGACATGCTCAAGTCCGGGGAGCTCGTCATCCAGGACCGGAAGGGCGGGGCAGGGGCGGACGCCGCGTGA
- a CDS encoding ATP-binding protein, whose protein sequence is MSHTVTRAPAPRPTDTRGIGGIEFPYTPESVGTARHALADALQRMRVAPSAADDAVLILSELVSNALRHALPLAGGTIRVAWWMADDKVLRIAVTDGGRQQPAPDPRPQAPDLVATDLDDVDESAVDGRGLGIVGLLADSWGVEPWYAPETEAPGQYLHDAAKTRTGPLDPTDPSAPKTVWAAVRLHARHAAPPPPDDHDRRWWRRMRVALTAHLPGTGRGRMRGRLGGSRLGEARGGPDGDAVGSDTAWVPRYPEARVGCAAAA, encoded by the coding sequence ATGTCCCATACGGTCACGCGCGCCCCGGCGCCGCGGCCCACGGACACCAGAGGCATAGGCGGGATCGAGTTCCCGTACACACCCGAGAGCGTCGGCACGGCCCGCCACGCGCTGGCCGACGCGTTGCAGCGCATGCGCGTGGCACCCTCGGCCGCGGACGACGCGGTCCTGATCCTCTCGGAACTGGTGAGCAACGCACTGCGGCACGCTCTGCCGCTGGCCGGCGGCACCATCCGGGTGGCGTGGTGGATGGCGGACGACAAGGTCCTGCGCATCGCCGTGACCGACGGAGGCCGCCAGCAGCCGGCCCCCGACCCGCGACCACAGGCTCCAGATCTGGTGGCGACAGACCTGGACGACGTAGACGAGTCCGCGGTGGACGGCCGCGGACTCGGCATTGTGGGCCTCCTGGCCGACTCCTGGGGCGTGGAACCCTGGTACGCCCCGGAGACGGAAGCCCCGGGCCAGTACCTGCACGACGCGGCCAAGACCCGGACGGGCCCCCTGGACCCGACGGACCCCAGCGCCCCCAAAACGGTCTGGGCAGCGGTCCGCCTCCACGCCCGCCACGCCGCGCCGCCACCGCCCGACGACCACGACCGCCGCTGGTGGCGCCGCATGCGCGTGGCGCTGACCGCGCACCTGCCCGGCACCGGCCGCGGCCGCATGCGCGGCAGGCTCGGCGGCTCGCGCCTGGGCGAGGCCCGCGGCGGACCGGACGGGGACGCGGTCGGGTCGGATACGGCCTGGGTGCCCCGCTACCCGGAGGCCCGGGTGGGGTGCGCGGCCGCGGCCTGA
- a CDS encoding thymidine kinase, with the protein MAELVFFTGTMDSGKSTLALQLDHNHNARGRAGLIFTRDDRAGSATISSRLGLKAAAVEVENTTDLLNHVVQMMSSGGKVDYVVADEAQFYTEDHIEQLARMVDELSIDVYAFGITTDFRTRLFPGSKRLIELADRIEVLQVQTLCWCGARATHNARTVGGEMVVEGEQVVVGDTAVADEIGYEVLCRRHHRRRLTAARSGAAALSPDTLPFGAA; encoded by the coding sequence ATGGCCGAGCTCGTCTTCTTCACCGGAACCATGGACAGCGGCAAGTCGACCCTCGCCTTGCAACTCGACCACAACCACAACGCCCGCGGCCGCGCCGGGCTCATCTTCACCCGCGACGACCGCGCGGGCAGCGCCACCATCTCCAGCCGGCTGGGCCTGAAAGCCGCCGCGGTGGAGGTCGAGAACACCACCGACCTGCTCAACCACGTGGTGCAGATGATGTCCTCCGGCGGCAAGGTGGACTACGTGGTCGCCGACGAGGCGCAGTTCTACACCGAGGACCACATCGAACAGCTGGCGCGCATGGTCGACGAGCTGAGCATCGACGTCTACGCCTTCGGCATCACCACCGACTTCCGCACCCGGCTGTTCCCCGGCAGCAAGCGCCTGATCGAACTCGCCGACCGCATCGAGGTGCTCCAGGTGCAGACCCTGTGCTGGTGCGGAGCCCGCGCCACGCACAACGCGCGCACCGTCGGCGGCGAGATGGTGGTCGAGGGCGAGCAGGTCGTGGTCGGCGACACCGCGGTCGCCGACGAGATCGGCTACGAGGTGCTGTGCCGCCGCCACCACCGCCGCCGGCTGACCGCGGCCCGCTCGGGAGCTGCCGCGCTGAGCCCGGACACGCTTCCGTTCGGCGCCGCCTGA
- a CDS encoding rhodanese-like domain-containing protein, whose product MATTDVNSLPEGGLLLDVREDDEWAAGHAPTATHIPMSEFVARKDELGTPEGPVYVICRAGSRSAQVAQYLTQNGVEAVNVTGGMQAWEAAGKAVVTDSGAAGTVI is encoded by the coding sequence CTGGCCACGACCGACGTGAACTCGCTGCCCGAGGGCGGCCTGCTGCTCGACGTCCGCGAGGACGACGAGTGGGCGGCCGGGCACGCGCCGACCGCGACCCACATCCCGATGTCGGAGTTCGTCGCCCGCAAGGACGAGCTGGGCACGCCCGAGGGCCCGGTCTATGTGATCTGCCGCGCCGGGAGCCGCTCCGCGCAGGTGGCGCAGTACCTGACCCAGAACGGCGTGGAGGCGGTCAACGTCACCGGCGGCATGCAGGCGTGGGAGGCCGCCGGCAAGGCCGTGGTCACGGACTCCGGGGCGGCAGGGACCGTGATCTGA